One region of Gilliamella sp. ESL0405 genomic DNA includes:
- a CDS encoding methionine ABC transporter permease, producing the protein MEILTNICDYLKTNFSTSVTVDQFIQATYDTFYMVFFALLLGSLIGISLGICLVTTRPGGLLENSRVYRIINPIINLVRSLPFIILLVAIVPLTKLIVGSSIGTTAAIVPLTCYVAPYISRLVENSLLEVDSGIIEAAQSMGATPVQVIWYFILPEAFSSLILTLTTATIGLIGATAMAGAIGAGGIGDLAVSYGYQRFDTTVTYICVVILVIVIQIVQSLGNYLARKARHE; encoded by the coding sequence ATGGAAATATTAACCAACATATGTGATTACCTGAAAACTAATTTCTCAACATCAGTGACCGTCGATCAGTTTATTCAAGCCACTTACGATACCTTTTATATGGTGTTTTTTGCATTATTATTGGGATCGCTAATTGGCATATCCCTTGGCATCTGTTTAGTGACAACTCGTCCGGGCGGGCTGTTGGAAAATAGTCGGGTTTATCGCATTATTAATCCAATCATTAATCTGGTGCGCTCACTGCCTTTTATTATTCTATTAGTCGCCATTGTTCCGTTAACGAAATTGATTGTCGGTAGCTCAATTGGTACAACGGCGGCCATTGTGCCTTTAACATGCTACGTGGCGCCTTATATTTCAAGGCTGGTTGAAAATTCACTGCTGGAAGTCGACAGTGGGATTATTGAAGCGGCGCAATCTATGGGCGCAACACCGGTACAAGTTATTTGGTATTTTATTTTACCCGAAGCGTTCAGCTCCTTAATTTTAACCCTAACGACTGCCACAATCGGTTTAATTGGTGCCACCGCCATGGCGGGCGCTATCGGTGCCGGTGGTATTGGCGATTTGGCAGTATCATACGGTTATCAACGCTTTGATACCACCGTGACCTATATTTGCGTGGTCATTTTAGTTATCGTCATTCAAATTGTCCAAAGTTTAGGAAACTATTTAGCACGTAAAGCTCGGCACGAATAA
- a CDS encoding amidohydrolase, giving the protein MNSSLADTLRELFTTLHQHPELSNQEFETTKTLRAYLEKAHIRILELGAKTGVIAEIGTGSPVLALRADIDALPINEQTNCAYRSKTPDVMHACGHDVHATILMGAAYLLKQQEKHLKGTVRLLFQPAEENFTGALQFIDIGALNGVDAILGLHNNPNLTINQMASRAGAFSANVDRIEITVTGVGAHAARPESGVDPIVIGAQIISAIQTISSRTVSGLDAVIVSITKFQGGNTWNVIPEKVEMEGTVRTLTPEIRAKVKQQLATIIENIAIAMGGKAELRWFDGPPSIINVAEWVEFAQKVAKQVGYDIIDFKPQLGGEDFAHYLHHLPGAFINLGSQSSYSLHHPKFQINQDMIMPAANYLSQLAQQALIQLAQNR; this is encoded by the coding sequence ATGAATTCGTCACTTGCAGATACGCTTAGAGAGCTTTTTACCACGTTGCATCAACATCCTGAATTATCCAATCAAGAGTTTGAAACAACAAAAACACTACGCGCTTATTTGGAAAAAGCACACATCCGCATCTTAGAATTAGGCGCTAAAACCGGCGTTATTGCCGAAATTGGCACCGGCTCGCCGGTGCTTGCACTGCGGGCAGATATTGATGCGTTACCGATTAATGAGCAAACCAATTGCGCCTACCGCTCTAAAACACCCGATGTCATGCATGCCTGTGGACACGATGTGCATGCCACCATTTTAATGGGCGCAGCTTATTTATTAAAACAGCAAGAAAAACACTTAAAAGGCACTGTTCGCTTACTGTTTCAACCGGCAGAAGAGAACTTCACCGGCGCCTTGCAATTTATCGACATTGGCGCCCTAAATGGGGTGGATGCTATCTTAGGTCTGCACAATAATCCCAACTTAACGATTAATCAAATGGCATCACGAGCCGGCGCATTTTCCGCTAATGTTGATCGAATCGAAATCACCGTAACCGGCGTCGGTGCGCATGCGGCAAGGCCTGAATCGGGCGTTGACCCGATTGTCATTGGCGCACAAATTATTAGTGCAATACAGACTATTTCCAGCCGTACGGTCAGTGGATTAGATGCGGTCATTGTCAGCATTACCAAATTTCAAGGCGGAAATACTTGGAATGTCATACCTGAAAAAGTTGAAATGGAAGGTACTGTCAGAACATTAACCCCTGAAATTCGTGCCAAAGTAAAACAACAGTTGGCGACTATTATTGAAAATATCGCCATTGCCATGGGCGGTAAAGCCGAATTAAGGTGGTTTGACGGCCCGCCTTCCATTATCAATGTGGCCGAATGGGTTGAATTTGCTCAAAAAGTTGCCAAACAAGTTGGTTATGATATTATTGATTTTAAACCACAACTTGGCGGTGAAGATTTTGCCCACTATTTACATCATTTGCCGGGTGCATTTATCAATCTTGGTTCACAAAGTTCTTATTCGCTTCATCATCCAAAATTCCAAATAAATCAAGACATGATAATGCCCGCAGCCAACTATTTATCCCAATTGGCGCAGCAAGCACTTATACAATTAGCACAGAATCGATAG
- a CDS encoding methionine ABC transporter ATP-binding protein: MIRFENVSKQYERNGITTQALNNINLTIDKGDIYGIIGYSGAGKSTLVRLINFLEKPTQGEVIIENQLLNQLSNSELRQVRRKIGMIFQHFNLLESKTVYDNVAIPLILNKKNKQTIKQKVHELLEFVGLSDKANSYPKELSGGQKQRIGIARALANDPTILLCDEATSALDPQTTQAILNIIKQINEKYKITVVLITHEMHVIEQICNKVAVMEKGQIIEHGNVLDVFGHPKHQTTRNFVSSVINDQIPTGVVENLLEIEGKKENIKLFKLEFLGRSASEPVMNSLILQQKVVVNILFAHMSEIEKTVLGSMFVQLKGSETNIEQSVHYLRENGVQVTEIKHWEIN; the protein is encoded by the coding sequence ATGATAAGATTTGAAAACGTCTCTAAGCAATATGAGCGCAACGGCATCACCACTCAAGCATTAAACAATATCAATTTAACTATCGATAAAGGCGATATTTACGGCATCATCGGTTATAGCGGCGCCGGTAAAAGCACCTTAGTGCGATTGATCAATTTTCTTGAAAAACCCACTCAAGGTGAAGTTATTATTGAAAACCAACTGTTAAATCAATTATCTAACAGTGAATTACGTCAAGTCAGACGAAAAATCGGCATGATCTTCCAACACTTCAATTTACTTGAATCAAAAACCGTGTATGACAACGTAGCGATTCCACTTATCTTAAATAAAAAAAATAAGCAAACAATCAAACAAAAAGTCCATGAACTGCTGGAATTTGTTGGATTAAGTGATAAAGCCAATAGCTATCCCAAAGAGCTATCCGGCGGGCAAAAACAGCGCATCGGTATTGCCAGAGCTTTAGCCAACGACCCGACTATTTTACTTTGTGATGAAGCCACTTCTGCGCTCGATCCGCAAACCACTCAAGCTATTTTAAACATCATCAAACAGATCAACGAAAAGTATAAAATAACCGTTGTTTTAATTACCCATGAAATGCATGTTATTGAACAAATTTGCAATAAAGTGGCGGTGATGGAAAAAGGCCAGATCATTGAACATGGTAATGTGCTTGATGTGTTTGGGCACCCTAAACATCAAACGACCCGCAACTTTGTCAGTTCGGTCATTAACGATCAAATCCCAACAGGGGTCGTTGAAAATCTGTTAGAGATAGAAGGCAAAAAAGAGAATATCAAACTATTCAAACTGGAATTTTTAGGGCGATCTGCTTCTGAGCCGGTCATGAACTCATTGATATTACAACAAAAAGTTGTCGTCAATATCCTGTTTGCCCATATGTCTGAAATTGAAAAAACGGTATTAGGCAGCATGTTTGTACAACTAAAAGGCAGTGAAACAAACATCGAACAATCAGTGCATTACTTACGTGAAAACGGCGTACAAGTCACTGAAATTAAACATTGGGAGATAAACTAA
- the mlaD gene encoding outer membrane lipid asymmetry maintenance protein MlaD → MSRKVEITVGLFMLLVIASVLFLCFRVTDPTSFVSHNSYRVYAIFDNIGGLKVKSPIKIGGVVIGRVSNITLQSTDAEQYKPYVTMDIDISYDKIPSSSSLSIKTSGLLGEQYIDINLSFDNQTVFDIDSYSANNSTPVNPSKDKQPPYFEEGFVIHNTIPAMVIEDLIGKFLYSVGSSDKNKTENTENTENK, encoded by the coding sequence ATGAGTCGTAAAGTTGAAATTACAGTTGGATTATTTATGCTACTGGTCATTGCATCAGTATTATTTTTATGCTTTAGAGTCACTGACCCGACATCATTTGTCAGTCATAACTCTTATCGTGTCTATGCGATATTTGATAATATTGGCGGATTAAAAGTCAAATCACCGATAAAAATTGGTGGCGTGGTGATTGGGCGAGTAAGTAACATTACATTACAATCAACCGATGCTGAACAATATAAACCTTATGTCACAATGGATATTGATATATCATATGACAAAATCCCTAGTTCAAGCTCACTATCGATAAAAACATCCGGTCTTTTAGGTGAGCAATACATCGATATCAATTTAAGTTTTGATAATCAAACCGTATTTGATATCGATTCCTATTCTGCAAATAATTCTACACCGGTTAACCCGAGTAAAGACAAACAACCCCCTTATTTCGAAGAAGGTTTTGTAATACATAACACAATACCGGCTATGGTCATCGAGGATTTAATCGGAAAATTCCTTTACTCAGTTGGTTCATCTGACAAAAATAAAACCGAAAATACAGAAAATACAGAAAACAAATAA
- a CDS encoding MetQ/NlpA family ABC transporter substrate-binding protein, whose protein sequence is MKAGFIKQTFIKRAAVVALFSTIFLISACDNSSGKADNQTKKEISMGVSPGPYNDLFKDAVKPILESEGYKVKLVNFPHLLESDVALSEGSIDLTVAQHTAYMNVFNAQRKANLKPVVHVPSVPAAIFSNKYTSLNQVFAGAKVAIPQDASNAARSYNLLEKAGWIKLKPNSNPIIVSKNDVAENIAGIEIIEMDSANIPRVLNEIDFAVIPGSIVYSANIDSKTALLSETIIPDLEIMVVVNGGNENSQWAQDVKRIYQSQQFKDYMKTHNQNGYWVMPQE, encoded by the coding sequence ATGAAAGCGGGATTTATCAAACAAACATTTATTAAGCGTGCAGCCGTGGTCGCTTTATTTAGTACAATATTTTTAATCAGTGCATGTGATAACTCATCGGGAAAAGCCGATAATCAAACGAAAAAAGAGATCAGTATGGGCGTCTCACCCGGTCCTTATAATGACCTTTTTAAAGATGCCGTCAAACCGATCCTTGAATCTGAAGGATATAAAGTAAAATTGGTTAACTTTCCGCATTTGTTAGAGTCAGATGTTGCCTTAAGTGAAGGAAGTATCGATCTAACTGTGGCACAACACACCGCCTATATGAATGTGTTTAATGCACAGCGTAAAGCGAATTTAAAACCTGTTGTGCATGTTCCTTCTGTGCCGGCGGCGATATTCTCTAATAAATATACTTCGTTAAATCAGGTTTTTGCCGGCGCTAAAGTGGCTATACCACAAGATGCATCAAATGCCGCCCGCTCTTATAATTTGCTTGAAAAAGCCGGTTGGATAAAGTTGAAACCGAACAGTAATCCGATTATTGTCAGTAAAAATGATGTGGCGGAAAATATTGCCGGTATTGAAATTATTGAAATGGATTCGGCGAATATTCCTAGGGTGCTTAATGAAATCGATTTTGCGGTTATACCCGGCAGTATTGTCTATTCAGCCAATATTGATTCAAAAACCGCATTATTATCAGAAACCATTATTCCGGATTTAGAAATCATGGTTGTGGTAAATGGCGGTAATGAAAATAGCCAGTGGGCTCAAGATGTGAAGCGTATTTATCAATCGCAACAATTTAAAGATTATATGAAAACCCATAATCAAAACGGTTATTGGGTAATGCCACAAGAATAG
- the mlaE gene encoding lipid asymmetry maintenance ABC transporter permease subunit MlaE: MLNLIAKLGQSVINTIAMLGRSGVMLFGALIGRPQFKKQFPLLIKQFYFVGVQSLTIIIVSGLFIGMVLALQGYFILTTFGAEASLGMMVALALLRELGPVVAGLLFAGRAGSALTAEIGLMKATEQLSSMEMMAIDPLRRIIAPRFWAGFFSMPFLTAIFVTVGILGGVLVGVEWKGIDSGFFWSSIQNNVDWWHDLGNCFVKSFAFAIASTWIALFNGYDCVPTSEGISRATTNTVVYSSLVILGLDFILTALMFSH; this comes from the coding sequence ATGTTGAATTTAATTGCGAAACTGGGGCAATCAGTCATTAATACTATCGCAATGCTGGGTCGTTCAGGTGTGATGCTATTTGGTGCGCTCATTGGTCGTCCACAATTTAAAAAGCAATTTCCACTGCTGATCAAACAATTCTATTTTGTCGGCGTACAATCACTGACAATTATTATTGTATCTGGCCTATTTATTGGCATGGTATTGGCGTTACAAGGTTATTTTATCCTTACCACATTTGGTGCCGAAGCTAGCCTCGGGATGATGGTAGCCCTTGCGCTACTTCGTGAGTTAGGACCTGTGGTTGCCGGATTACTGTTTGCCGGGCGAGCCGGTTCAGCGTTAACCGCTGAAATTGGTTTAATGAAAGCCACAGAACAGTTATCAAGTATGGAAATGATGGCAATTGACCCCCTAAGACGGATTATTGCACCACGTTTTTGGGCTGGATTTTTTAGCATGCCTTTTTTAACCGCTATATTTGTCACCGTCGGAATACTGGGCGGCGTGCTTGTGGGTGTTGAATGGAAAGGTATTGATTCTGGATTTTTTTGGTCATCGATTCAAAACAACGTTGATTGGTGGCATGATTTAGGTAACTGTTTTGTTAAAAGCTTTGCATTTGCAATTGCCAGTACTTGGATTGCACTTTTTAATGGTTATGACTGTGTACCAACATCAGAAGGAATTAGTCGGGCAACAACCAATACTGTTGTCTATTCATCATTAGTTATTTTGGGGTTAGATTTTATTCTAACCGCATTAATGTTTAGTCATTGA
- a CDS encoding STAS domain-containing protein, whose product MSQIQVEKQQTVLHLIGELDAHSLNDLWSKPDSLFIGTDSIDVAQLSRVDSSGLATLVYFCIKYGTKLIGINPQLQTLIALYDLQPVIAD is encoded by the coding sequence ATGTCGCAAATTCAAGTAGAAAAGCAACAAACAGTATTACATTTAATTGGTGAGCTTGATGCTCACTCATTAAATGATTTGTGGTCAAAACCAGATTCGCTCTTTATTGGTACTGACAGTATCGACGTAGCACAACTTAGTCGGGTTGACTCTTCGGGACTTGCGACACTCGTCTACTTTTGCATTAAGTATGGAACGAAACTAATCGGCATAAACCCTCAGCTACAAACCTTAATTGCACTGTATGATTTGCAGCCGGTTATTGCCGATTAA
- a CDS encoding rhodanese-like domain-containing protein gives MNNINTLTATELSEKLNQKTPLFLLDVREPNEVAICAIAGATHIPMNLIPLYLDQIPDEIDIVIYCHHGVRSLNVANYLAENGFETQHLYNLSGGIDAWALTVDKLMPRY, from the coding sequence ATGAATAATATAAACACACTAACAGCTACCGAGCTTTCTGAAAAACTAAATCAGAAAACTCCGTTATTTTTACTTGATGTACGCGAGCCTAACGAAGTTGCGATCTGCGCAATTGCGGGGGCAACTCATATTCCGATGAATTTAATTCCACTTTATCTTGATCAAATCCCCGATGAAATTGATATTGTGATCTATTGTCATCATGGTGTAAGAAGCCTGAATGTTGCCAACTATTTAGCTGAGAATGGTTTTGAAACTCAACACCTTTACAATCTAAGTGGTGGGATCGATGCGTGGGCGTTAACCGTTGATAAGCTGATGCCAAGATATTAA
- the mlaF gene encoding phospholipid ABC transporter ATP-binding protein MlaF produces the protein MTNTLQQNIVEIHDMSFYRGTRPIYKNMSLNVPKGKVTAIMGPSGIGKTTLLRLIGGQLKPQSGQILFDGEDIPSMSRSRLYEVRKRMSMLFQSGALFTDLNVFDNVAYPLREHLNLPEPVLHNLVLMKLQAVGLRGAAHMMPSELSGGMARRAALARAIALDPDLIMFDEPFAGQDPISMGVIVKLIAEINQSLGLTCIVVSHDVKEVLSIADYAYIIAEQHIIAGGTSQQLRDNPDLRVKQFLEGLADGPVPFHYPADDYKLDLSRGAK, from the coding sequence GTGACAAACACATTACAGCAAAATATAGTCGAAATTCACGATATGTCCTTTTATCGGGGAACAAGACCTATTTATAAAAATATGAGCCTGAATGTGCCAAAAGGCAAAGTGACTGCCATTATGGGTCCATCCGGAATTGGTAAAACAACACTACTCAGGCTTATTGGTGGTCAGCTTAAACCACAATCCGGTCAAATCTTATTTGACGGTGAAGATATTCCCAGTATGTCACGTTCAAGATTATATGAAGTGCGTAAACGCATGAGTATGTTATTTCAATCGGGCGCATTATTTACCGATCTCAATGTCTTTGATAATGTAGCTTACCCATTGCGTGAACATCTCAACTTGCCCGAACCGGTATTGCATAATTTAGTTTTGATGAAATTACAAGCGGTCGGACTACGAGGCGCAGCGCATATGATGCCTTCGGAATTATCCGGCGGTATGGCTCGGCGTGCAGCGCTAGCCAGAGCAATTGCGCTTGACCCCGACTTAATCATGTTCGATGAACCTTTTGCCGGTCAAGACCCTATCTCAATGGGCGTGATTGTCAAACTCATCGCCGAAATCAACCAATCACTAGGCTTAACCTGCATTGTGGTAAGCCATGATGTTAAAGAAGTACTAAGTATAGCTGATTATGCCTATATTATTGCAGAACAACATATCATTGCCGGTGGAACATCACAGCAACTTCGAGACAACCCGGATCTACGTGTGAAACAGTTTCTTGAAGGCTTAGCTGACGGCCCTGTGCCATTCCATTATCCAGCAGATGATTACAAATTAGACCTAAGCAGAGGTGCAAAATAA
- the pepN gene encoding aminopeptidase N — translation MSTNKPHTQPTAKYRLDYKAPDFTITDIDLDFNLSADITTVTARSRVIQKNAQAKDLVLDGEDLKLVSINIDEQPWTDYQITDSGIIIHHVPSDEFTLTIVNEIKPIDNTALEGLYVSGEALCTQCEAEGFRHITYYLDRPDVLARFSTRITANKQQYPYLLSNGNRIAQGELADGRHWVQWQDPFPKPAYLFALVAGDFDILKDEFITRSNRKVELEIYVDKGNLDRSHWAMTSLKNAMRWDETRFDLEYDLDIFMIVAVDFFNMGAMENKGLNIFNSKYVLAKPQTATDDDYIGIESVIGHEYFHNWTGNRVTCRDWFQLSLKEGLTVFRDQEFTADQGSRAVKRIADVKLLRTVQFAEDASPMSHPIRPDQVIEMNNFYTVTVYEKGAEVIRMMHTLLGEEKFQAGMKLYFKRHDGSAATCDDFVAAMQDASGIDLTQFKLWYSQSGTPQLTITDSYDANAKQYTLTIEQTTPATQDQAQKSPLHIPVDIELYQHNGETIALTHNQQAINHVLNLTEAKQQFVFDNIEQKPIISLLRDFSAPVKMHYDYQDNDLIFLMQHATNAFSRYDAAQILLNKYVQTNVENYQQNRALTLPDAVVDAFRATLLSESTDPALIAQIITLPSENELANLFNIVDPIAIYQVRQFLLTRFGNALYDELTAVYRHNKLDNYRIEHNDIAKRSLKNACLMLLAYSNERAQVNQLVSQQYYQANNMTDSIAALSTAVKAQLDCRQELLADFDNKWHQDGLVMDKWLSLNATSPDKHVLSTVKKLLTHRSFTLSNPNRIRSLIGAFVNNNPVAFHATDGSGYQFLVEILTELNQKNPQVAARLIDPLIRLKRYDQQRQQQMRKALESLLKLDNLSKDLFEKISKALAA, via the coding sequence ATGAGTACAAACAAACCCCATACCCAACCAACGGCAAAATATCGTCTGGATTATAAGGCGCCGGATTTTACCATTACTGACATCGATCTTGATTTTAATCTGTCAGCCGACATTACAACTGTAACCGCTCGTAGCCGGGTTATCCAAAAAAATGCACAAGCAAAAGATTTGGTGTTAGATGGCGAAGATTTAAAATTAGTCTCTATAAATATTGATGAACAACCTTGGACAGATTATCAAATCACCGATAGTGGCATCATTATTCATCATGTTCCTTCAGATGAATTTACCTTAACAATTGTTAATGAAATTAAACCGATTGATAATACCGCACTGGAAGGATTATATGTTTCCGGCGAAGCGCTATGTACACAGTGTGAAGCCGAAGGCTTTCGCCACATCACTTATTATCTGGACCGACCAGATGTCTTAGCCCGTTTTTCAACTCGAATCACAGCCAATAAACAACAGTATCCTTATCTGCTTTCCAATGGTAATCGCATTGCTCAAGGTGAACTTGCTGACGGACGTCATTGGGTACAATGGCAAGATCCGTTTCCAAAACCAGCTTACTTATTTGCCTTAGTTGCCGGAGATTTTGATATTTTAAAAGATGAGTTTATCACTCGATCAAATCGTAAAGTCGAGCTTGAAATTTACGTTGATAAAGGTAATTTAGACCGTTCGCACTGGGCAATGACCAGTTTAAAAAATGCCATGCGCTGGGATGAAACCCGATTTGACTTAGAATACGATTTAGATATTTTCATGATTGTGGCGGTTGATTTTTTCAACATGGGCGCAATGGAAAACAAAGGACTCAATATCTTCAATTCTAAATATGTATTGGCCAAACCACAAACCGCCACTGACGATGATTATATCGGCATTGAATCGGTCATTGGTCATGAATATTTTCATAACTGGACAGGCAATCGGGTCACTTGTCGGGATTGGTTCCAACTAAGTTTAAAAGAAGGCTTAACCGTATTTAGAGATCAAGAGTTTACTGCCGATCAAGGATCAAGAGCGGTTAAGCGTATTGCCGATGTCAAACTACTGCGTACAGTACAATTTGCCGAAGATGCCAGCCCAATGTCGCACCCTATTCGTCCGGATCAAGTGATTGAAATGAACAATTTCTACACCGTCACCGTCTATGAAAAAGGGGCTGAAGTTATTCGCATGATGCACACCCTATTAGGTGAAGAGAAATTTCAAGCCGGAATGAAACTCTATTTCAAGCGTCATGACGGCAGCGCAGCGACTTGTGACGATTTTGTCGCCGCAATGCAAGATGCTTCGGGTATTGACTTAACGCAATTTAAATTATGGTACAGCCAATCGGGCACACCGCAATTAACCATAACCGATAGTTATGATGCAAACGCCAAACAGTACACCTTAACCATTGAGCAAACAACCCCAGCGACGCAAGATCAAGCACAAAAAAGCCCGCTGCATATTCCGGTTGATATCGAGTTGTATCAACATAATGGCGAAACAATTGCCCTGACACATAATCAGCAAGCGATTAATCATGTATTAAATTTAACCGAAGCCAAACAACAGTTTGTTTTTGATAATATCGAGCAAAAACCGATTATTTCACTACTCCGAGATTTTTCCGCACCGGTTAAAATGCACTATGATTATCAAGATAATGACTTAATTTTCTTGATGCAACATGCTACCAATGCATTTAGTCGTTATGATGCAGCACAAATATTGTTAAATAAATATGTACAAACCAATGTTGAAAATTACCAACAAAATAGAGCGCTAACCCTACCGGATGCTGTCGTTGATGCTTTCAGAGCGACGCTCTTGTCTGAATCAACCGATCCGGCGTTAATTGCTCAAATCATTACACTACCTTCAGAAAACGAATTGGCAAATCTGTTTAACATCGTTGACCCAATTGCCATTTACCAAGTCCGCCAGTTTTTATTGACTCGTTTTGGCAATGCGTTATATGACGAATTAACAGCCGTTTACCGCCATAATAAACTCGACAATTATCGAATAGAGCATAACGATATCGCTAAACGATCTTTAAAAAATGCCTGTTTGATGCTACTCGCTTATTCAAATGAGCGCGCACAAGTCAATCAGTTAGTTAGCCAACAATATTATCAGGCTAATAATATGACCGATTCAATTGCCGCACTATCGACTGCGGTCAAAGCGCAGCTTGATTGCCGGCAAGAACTTTTAGCCGATTTTGACAATAAATGGCACCAAGATGGTTTGGTTATGGATAAATGGTTATCGTTAAACGCAACCAGTCCGGACAAACATGTCCTGTCAACGGTTAAAAAACTGCTTACCCATCGCTCGTTCACGCTCAGCAATCCAAACCGGATTCGTTCACTCATCGGTGCTTTTGTGAATAATAATCCGGTTGCATTCCATGCGACTGACGGTAGTGGTTATCAATTTTTAGTTGAAATTTTGACAGAACTAAATCAAAAAAATCCACAAGTTGCAGCAAGACTAATCGATCCATTAATCAGATTGAAACGTTATGACCAACAACGCCAACAACAAATGCGCAAAGCACTGGAATCATTGCTAAAACTGGACAATCTATCAAAAGATTTATTTGAGAAAATCAGCAAAGCGCTAGCGGCATAA
- the mlaC gene encoding phospholipid-binding protein MlaC → MLTKFKQAIVLVFALLFSSLVLAENNPYQDMQVAADKIFGTMKAQAATLKANPDKLKDIVRTDLLPYVQVRYAGALILGNYYKSATDAQRTAYFDAFEGYLVQAFAQALTLYNGQQYEVESAKDLTGKNLISIRVLLIQPDKSQQPIRIDFQWRKNTVTGQWQAYDLIAEGVSMITTKQNEWSTTLRQEGIDALTKQLIDLSNRKIDPNAKPKG, encoded by the coding sequence ATGTTAACCAAATTTAAGCAAGCCATTGTATTAGTCTTCGCTTTATTATTTAGTAGCCTAGTACTGGCTGAAAACAATCCGTATCAAGATATGCAAGTAGCCGCTGATAAAATCTTCGGCACAATGAAAGCACAAGCGGCAACCTTAAAAGCCAATCCGGATAAATTAAAAGATATTGTACGAACAGATTTATTACCTTATGTCCAAGTAAGATATGCTGGTGCACTGATTTTAGGTAACTACTACAAATCAGCAACCGACGCTCAACGTACAGCTTATTTTGATGCATTTGAAGGCTACTTAGTGCAAGCTTTTGCCCAAGCATTGACCCTATACAATGGTCAACAGTATGAAGTTGAATCCGCAAAAGATTTAACCGGTAAAAACTTGATATCGATTCGTGTATTACTTATTCAACCGGATAAGAGCCAACAACCGATTCGTATCGATTTCCAATGGCGCAAAAACACCGTTACCGGTCAATGGCAAGCTTATGATTTGATTGCTGAAGGGGTCAGTATGATTACCACTAAGCAAAACGAATGGTCTACCACTTTACGTCAGGAAGGTATCGATGCGTTAACAAAACAGTTAATCGACCTATCCAATCGTAAAATCGATCCTAACGCCAAACCAAAAGGTTAG
- a CDS encoding BolA family protein → MDKQQIIDKLNSSLNLDDLHVTTTDGSHFQVIAVADFFGQLSRVKKQQAIYAPLAEFINDNRIHALSIKTYTPTEWQRERKLMGL, encoded by the coding sequence ATGGATAAACAACAAATCATTGATAAATTAAACAGTTCACTTAATCTTGATGATCTTCATGTCACGACAACTGACGGAAGTCATTTTCAGGTTATTGCTGTTGCCGACTTTTTTGGGCAATTAAGCAGGGTAAAAAAACAACAAGCAATTTATGCGCCATTAGCTGAGTTTATTAACGATAATCGTATTCATGCATTATCAATTAAAACTTATACACCCACTGAATGGCAACGTGAAAGAAAACTAATGGGCTTATAA